The Myxocyprinus asiaticus isolate MX2 ecotype Aquarium Trade chromosome 39, UBuf_Myxa_2, whole genome shotgun sequence genome window below encodes:
- the LOC127429745 gene encoding uncharacterized protein LOC127429745: MQRRTFFLNECLNMFLILVMMLLQLGFPVTARSISTGTQREIKNVRLHEPFTLNCTYNCSSGFTRGYWIWKETFACSKCHWEQRNYKLEDMCIVSLYTHDLIMEQTRYNYSCLSEESDRPGLPCKTELLVTLQVQDESDRPVTPSKGQVGPSLRVKLYRDQTEAEEVLTPLSTIEVMAGTSLKLYCVAPDNKHCEGQWVRENSTLPWTKNYTVVQWSAIKAVDGGRYRCQVKGTCTKQAITVEIQVITSDEHTWAKIFAAFAVSAVIVLTAHLVYLCYRRGCKLMDTTNVTHERVTSRSGVLMRPVAQDTQSDHEVPYADIVISVRGSSNPDLSDTFNQTSKTQRPRWRDEARAGLHASADRLHIHSKEVTRKLSTTSEYAVITYSCEALS; this comes from the exons atgcagaGAAGAACATTTTTCTTGAATGAATGCCTAAACATGTTTTTGATTCTTGTGATGATGCTTTTACAATTAGGATTCCCAG TGACTGCAAGAAGTATAAGTACCGGGACCCAGCGTGAGATTAAGAATGTGAGACTACATGAGCCGTTTACTTTAAATTGTACCTACAACTGTTCCAGTGGCTTCACTCGTGGTTACTGGATATGGAAAGAAACATTTGCATGTAGCAAGTGCCACTGGGAACAAAGAAACTATAAATTAGAAGACATGTGCATTGTGAGCTTGTACACACATGATCTAATTATGGAGCAAACCCGTTATAACTATTCATGCTTGTCTGAAGAGAGTGATCGCCCAGGCCTTCCTTGTAAAACTGAGCTTCTGGTAACATTGCAAGTTCAGG ATGAATCTGATAGACCAGTAACCCCTTCTAAAGGACAAGTTG GTCCATCTCTGAGAGTGAAGTTGTACAGAGATCAGACTGAGGCAGAGGAGGTGCTTACACCATTATCCACCATTGAAGTTATGGCAGGAACCTCACTCAAACTTTATTGTGTTGCCCCTGACAACAAACACTGTGAGGGACAGTGGGTCAGAGAAAACAGTACCCTCCCATGGACAAAAAATTACACCGTGGTACAGTGGAGTGCAATCAAAGCTGTGGATGGTGGACGTTATAGGTGTCAAGTAAAAGGGACTTGCACCAAACAGGCTATCACTGTGGAAATACAAGTCATCACATCAG ATGAACACACCTGGGCCAAGATTTTTGCAGCTTTTGCAGTGTCTGCAGTGATTGTCCTGACAGCACATCTGGTATATTTGTGCTACAGAAGAGGGTGTAAGCTAATGGATACAACTAATGTAACACATGAAAG GGTTACTTCCAGATCGGGCGTGCTGATGAGGCCAGTCGCTCAAG ACACCCAGAGCGATCATGAAGTCCCTTATGCTGACATCGTGATCTCTGTGAGAGGATCCAGCAATCCGGATCTATCGGACACCTTTAACCAGACTTCAAAGACCCAAAGACCT AGATGGAGAGATGAGGCCAGAGCAGGACTGCATGCTTCAGCTGACAGACTGCACATCCACTCTAAAGAGGTCACCAGGAAATTAAGCACAACGTCTGAATATGCTGTAATTACCTACTCCTGCGAGGCTCTTAGTTAG